One genomic window of bacterium includes the following:
- a CDS encoding heavy metal-binding domain-containing protein — MLITTTNTLEGRKIVKYLGLVTGEAILGANIFKDIFANITDIVGGRSGAYERELQKAKTIALQEMQAQAEQMGGNAVIAVDLDYETVGSGSMLMVSAAGTAVVVE, encoded by the coding sequence ATGCTGATAACAACGACCAATACGCTGGAAGGAAGAAAGATCGTCAAGTATCTTGGTCTGGTGACCGGTGAGGCGATCTTGGGGGCGAATATCTTCAAAGATATCTTTGCCAATATCACGGATATTGTCGGCGGGCGGTCCGGGGCGTATGAGCGCGAACTGCAGAAGGCGAAAACGATCGCGTTGCAGGAGATGCAGGCGCAGGCGGAACAGATGGGCGGGAATGCCGTGATCGCGGTAGATCTCGACTACGAGACGGTGGGGTCTGGATCGATGCTGATGGTATCGGCGGCGGGCACCGCAGTGGTAGTCGAATGA
- the pgl gene encoding 6-phosphogluconolactonase, whose translation MISIQIYPDVAAVAKAAARFVYEQISASRERRRFLIALSGGSTPKPVYQFLSAKPEAGPMMRSKVDFLFSDERAVPPESEQSNFNTAREGLFNPLHIGNTNVYRMRGEEKDLATEARNYEELIRRKAGVGANEIPRLDMILLGMGPDGHTASLFPGHDFDASAGRLVDAPYVESLKAYRLTFTLSLLNAAKSVLFVVAGPDKAEAVKKVLSAEVEGDILPARRVEAERTIWMIDSASASLLDPAHARGSVRLC comes from the coding sequence GTGATCTCGATACAGATTTATCCTGATGTCGCCGCTGTCGCCAAGGCAGCGGCGCGTTTTGTTTATGAGCAGATCAGCGCCTCGCGCGAGCGGAGGCGTTTCCTGATCGCTTTGTCCGGAGGGAGCACTCCCAAACCGGTCTACCAGTTTCTCAGCGCAAAGCCGGAGGCCGGTCCAATGATGCGGTCGAAAGTGGATTTCCTGTTTTCCGATGAACGGGCGGTGCCGCCGGAGTCGGAGCAGTCGAATTTCAATACCGCGAGGGAAGGGCTGTTCAATCCGCTCCATATCGGGAATACCAATGTCTATCGGATGCGGGGAGAGGAGAAGGATCTGGCGACAGAGGCGCGAAATTATGAGGAGCTGATTCGCCGCAAAGCGGGAGTGGGGGCGAACGAAATTCCGCGACTCGATATGATCCTGTTGGGGATGGGTCCGGACGGCCACACGGCATCGTTGTTTCCGGGCCATGATTTTGATGCCTCTGCAGGGCGACTGGTTGATGCACCGTATGTCGAATCGCTGAAGGCGTATCGGTTGACGTTTACGCTGTCATTGCTCAATGCGGCCAAGTCGGTGCTTTTTGTAGTCGCCGGGCCGGACAAGGCGGAGGCGGTGAAAAAGGTCTTGTCAGCGGAGGTTGAGGGGGATATTCTTCCGGCGAGACGGGTGGAAGCGGAGCGGACGATCTGGATGATCGACTCGGCCTCGGCCAGTCTGCTTGACCCGGCTCATGCACGAGGATCAGTACGTTTATGTTAG
- the glk gene encoding glucokinase — protein sequence MLAGYISGASVELARVKESEGGIKLYNQTVYNSKDFTSFEQILNLYLKKSTTQIKQACFGVAGPVINGEVRTTNLPWLLTASTIEDRFKIGKVKLLNDIVALAHGLPHVKEDRYYVINPGVKQKNGNVGLIAAGSGLGEAMVHVHDEKYYPYASEGGHADFAPSSQREMELWEYLYSELGHVEVEDVLSLKGLERIYNFLVDSRGKPPSTWFEKAVDKPGVLIERALSGKDQDAIETLDIFVDCYASEAANLALKGMTLGGMFIGGLIGPQIITLLDQGRFMERFVKRGKMESLLARMPVSIIIEEKTALIGAGTVALRDSK from the coding sequence ATGTTAGCAGGGTATATCAGTGGCGCATCGGTTGAACTGGCGCGCGTCAAGGAGTCCGAGGGGGGGATCAAGCTCTACAATCAGACTGTCTACAACAGCAAAGATTTCACCAGTTTCGAGCAGATACTCAATCTCTATCTCAAGAAAAGCACGACGCAAATCAAGCAGGCCTGTTTTGGAGTGGCCGGTCCGGTGATCAATGGCGAGGTGCGGACAACAAACCTTCCGTGGTTGTTGACGGCATCGACTATCGAGGATCGTTTCAAGATCGGCAAAGTCAAACTGCTTAATGATATTGTCGCGCTGGCGCATGGCCTTCCGCACGTCAAGGAAGACCGGTACTATGTTATCAATCCCGGAGTAAAGCAGAAGAATGGGAATGTCGGGTTGATCGCCGCGGGCTCTGGTCTTGGCGAAGCGATGGTGCATGTGCATGATGAGAAGTATTATCCGTATGCATCGGAGGGTGGACATGCCGATTTTGCCCCGAGCAGTCAGCGTGAGATGGAGTTGTGGGAGTACCTGTATTCCGAGTTGGGGCATGTCGAGGTTGAAGATGTGCTGAGCCTCAAGGGGCTGGAGCGGATCTACAATTTTCTCGTTGATTCGCGCGGCAAGCCGCCTTCGACCTGGTTTGAGAAGGCAGTCGATAAACCGGGAGTGTTGATTGAAAGGGCGCTCTCCGGCAAAGATCAGGACGCGATCGAAACACTGGATATCTTTGTTGATTGTTATGCCTCCGAGGCGGCGAATCTTGCGCTGAAAGGGATGACCCTGGGTGGGATGTTTATCGGCGGACTTATCGGGCCGCAGATCATCACGCTCTTGGATCAGGGGCGGTTTATGGAGCGGTTTGTCAAACGGGGGAAGATGGAGTCATTGTTGGCGCGGATGCCGGTCTCGATCATCATCGAAGAAAAGACGGCGCTGATCGGCGCCGGGACAGTGGCGCTTCGCGACAGCAAGTAG
- a CDS encoding thiamine diphosphokinase, giving the protein MKDCILFLNGSYARRDIEYYRKLCRGRYLVAVDGGYRFFKAAGIFPNLLIGDFDSIRRMPSDLPKSTVVERFPPMKDKTDAELALDHCLARKAKRIDIVQPSYGEPDQMLGNFLLLLVAAGKQRGAYHPEIRIVNRRYEVQLLNDNKVVLSNAAGDLVSVLPLSGKVSLTTTGTSYNVSGVEVIRGRSLGMRNRVTGRRAEIGVAGMALLVRQFGRK; this is encoded by the coding sequence ATGAAAGACTGCATTCTCTTTCTCAACGGCAGCTATGCGCGCCGGGATATTGAATACTACCGGAAATTGTGTCGGGGGAGATATTTGGTTGCGGTGGATGGCGGGTATCGGTTTTTCAAAGCGGCGGGGATATTCCCGAACCTGCTGATCGGAGATTTTGATTCGATCCGCCGGATGCCGAGTGACCTTCCCAAGTCGACAGTCGTCGAGCGATTTCCTCCGATGAAAGACAAGACCGATGCTGAGCTGGCGCTGGACCATTGTCTCGCGCGCAAGGCAAAGCGGATAGATATCGTGCAGCCATCGTATGGCGAGCCGGATCAGATGCTGGGGAATTTCCTGTTGTTGCTAGTGGCGGCAGGGAAGCAACGGGGAGCGTATCATCCGGAGATACGCATTGTGAATCGCCGGTACGAAGTACAGTTGCTGAATGACAACAAAGTTGTTCTGAGTAATGCGGCCGGTGATCTGGTGTCGGTACTTCCGCTGTCAGGCAAAGTCAGTCTGACCACGACCGGGACCAGTTACAATGTGAGTGGGGTGGAGGTTATACGGGGGAGGTCGTTGGGGATGCGGAATCGGGTGACGGGGAGGCGGGCGGAAATTGGGGTTGCGGGGATGGCGCTGTTGGTGCGGCAATTTGGTCGAAAATAG